The stretch of DNA TGAAAATACTGAGGAAAGGGATCAAACTATGGGCTAGAAATATATCAGATCTCAAGAAGATTATTGAGCACATAAACTTGATGATCTTTTCCTGTGACACTCTGGGGAAATTCATATCCTTAAGCACAGTTGAAATCAATGGTAGGGATGTAATCAAGAGACACCTGGAGAAGATCCTGGAACATGAAGAACTATATTGGAAACAGAGGGCTACCATCAGACTGATTAAGGTTGGTGAGGCTAATACCAAATATTTGCAGGCGAAAGCAACCATCATGTTCAGGGAGAACAACATTGCCATGCTTAAAGATGAAGATGTTCATGAGCACCATTAACACCATGCTAAAGCTGCTATCCTCTATAGAGCTTTTAATGAGAGGATGGGCACTGCCACTGCTACGCAAAGCCAATTGCACCTGCATCACCTTTTGTTGCCTCATGATGATCTGTCTGCACTGGAAGCACCATTTACCAAAGAAGCGATTGGTAAGGTGATCAAAGAGATGCCTGCTGATAAATCACCAGTGCCAGATGGTTTTAATGCAGCTTTCATCAAGCATTATTGGGACATCATTGCATACGATTTCCCTAGGCTGATTTAGGATTCTCACCAATGAACAGTCAACTTGCAGAGCATCAATTACTCTTTCATCACCTTCATACCCAAAACAGACCCATCTTCTACACATGTTGAATTTAGACCCATCTCCCTCCTTAATTGCACCCTGAAGATCATCACTAAATTGCTGGCTAACAGATTACAGAAAGTAATACTCAAGTTGATACACAGAAACCAATATGGATTCCTTAACAAAAGGTGCATCCAGGATTGTTTAGGATGGGCTTATGAATGCTACGAAGAAAAAAAGTGATAGACTAATTATATAATTAATCAAGTTTAGAAATTCCTTTGAAACACAAGCTATCAAGTTTACTTCATATTGCGAATCTCTTTCCTGCTTTTTCTCTCATAGTCTGCCAACGCGTCTCCTTAAAAGTCTGCCATCTCATCCTAGTCGTACCATGGCTTGGAGACGTTTTTCAAATTTATGAAACTGGCGGTGCCTCGGTGGGGTTATCTGGATGGTGAGCACCACTCGGCCTATTCAAACGTTGCCGCCTTCTCTTTTGTACACCTTCCCTTCGATTGGCTCCACCAGTTTGTACCCGAGCCAGTGGCAGGGAGGTTTAAAGGATGGGAGGGGGCGTCTCTAAAAAAATGGGTCTGTCGGGGAGCTCTAGCGGTGAAGAAGCCATAATTCTATAAATTCCACTAATTCGTGAGCTCGGGACAGGGGATCACGACCGTTCCACCAGTAGACGATCTTTTCCGGTGACTTGTGCTTACCATTATTCTTCTATGctccccaccccccccccccccccctttgttGGTCGCTCTGTGCTCGGGTGTCAGTGCGAATCATGTTCGACGGGGTGGAAGCTCGGGGACAGTGCCAAGTGTCCCTTGTGTTGCTGCCCTTTGGATACAGTTGAAGCAGCAGCGAGTTGTACTCGAAGCCAAGTTGAACAGATGGGCAATTGTAACATTTATTTCGATTTGTGTAATACAGAGTACATTTATTTAAATCAACGGCAAACCATTTATATAAATCAGAATTTTCTCAACAGCGACCATTGAAACAACGTTGTAGTCGCACACAAATTGTTGCAGCGTGTAGAGAGTACATTTTTCCGCTAAGCTAAGCAATAAAGAGGTTTGTGATGTTGAGCTCAAGGCCAAGGCCACCGGTGAGGTTATACCCCAAGGATATGCAGCTCAGTTCCTCATCGTTCTCCCCAAACATCTCCATTCGAATGGCGTAAGCACCCTGCATCATATGCACGAGTGAGCAACCGggatgaatatatatatatatattaatatTATAATTAATTTAGAAACGCGAAATTAATTAATCTTACATTTGGGTCGGTTGATGGCATGTCTAGCTGGTGAGTAACCTCGAAGTCAGCAGTTGCGGGGCAGGAGGTCAGTGTACAGATGTCTTCCGCTTCAGAGTGAACATGGAAGGACCCACACGTAATAGCACTAACCAGCTTCCCCTGAGTGATGGTTTTATCTGGTACACATGGAAGGAGATGGAAAGGCATTACTGTGTGCATGGTCTAACTAGCTAGCTAGCAACTAGTACGTTACGTACTagcaaggaaataa from Triticum urartu cultivar G1812 chromosome 3, Tu2.1, whole genome shotgun sequence encodes:
- the LOC125549470 gene encoding MD-2-related lipid-recognition protein ROSY1-like, yielding MATKQSLLAASAACISLLLLLTLASSLTAFEFCDKGKDYPVRVSGVKMVPDLVIGGEPNFFTIYASTNKTITQGKLVSAITCGSFHVHSEAEDICTLTSCPATADFEVTHQLDMPSTDPNGAYAIRMEMFGENDEELSCISLGYNLTGGLGLELNITNLFIA